From Paenibacillus graminis:
TATGGCAGCGGATCTTCCGCAGGACAGACGTCTGCCGGAATAATATCATCTTTTCACGCGGGGGCGTTTCTCTCAGTGCTGTTTCAGGCTGGGCGGCGCCCCTTTTTTGAAAATATAAGAATCTATATGCTTCACGCAATAAATGATCCTTCTTTTTCTCACTGAAACGGTACCGTCCCTTAAAAGGACGGCGAAGCCGTTTCTGCTTGAATACGGCTTTATATACATAAGTCATCGGGTGGTGTCAGTCATGTCTCTGGAAGCGGAAGAAATGTCAGTGGTGGATCATCTTACTGAACTGCGCAGACGGATTATTTATGTGCTGGTTGTATTCGTTGCCGGGCTCGTTGCCGGCTTATTCGTTGCCAAACCAATCTATCTCTATCTGATTCACGCCGATATGGCCCAGGGCTTCGTGCTGCATGCTTTCTCCTTCTGGGACGGCATCGGGATGTATGTAAAAATCGCCATGGCTGTTTCGCTGGCTGTATCTGTCCCGTTTGTTGTCTATCAGCTGTGGGCATTCATCAGTCCCGGACTCCGGCCAGTGGAGCGGAGCGCCGCTCTGCGTTACGTGCCTTATGTGTTTGTCCTCTTTATACTCGGCATCGCTTTTGCCTATTATATTGTATTCCCCATGGCGCTGTCGTTCACGATTACAATCACCCGCAGCATGGGGCTGGAAGAAACTTATGGCATTGCGCAGTACTTCAGCTTCATGTTCAGTCTGGTCATTCCGCTGGCGCTGCTGTTTGAGCTTCCGCTTGTCGTCATGTTTCTGACGAAGCTGAGAATTCTTAATCCGCTGCGCTTGCGCAAGATGCGCCGGTACGCTTATTTCGCGCTTGTCTTTATCGCCGTGGTCATCACGCCGCCGGATTTCATCTCGGATTTTCTCGTCACCATTCCACTGCTGATTCTCTACGAATTCAGTGTGTTTCTGTCATCCTTCGTTTACCGCAAACAGCTTGCCATGGACCGTGAACTGGAGGCCCGTTATGTCAGGAAAGAGGAGTCCCGGTAAGGA
This genomic window contains:
- the tatC gene encoding twin-arginine translocase subunit TatC: MSLEAEEMSVVDHLTELRRRIIYVLVVFVAGLVAGLFVAKPIYLYLIHADMAQGFVLHAFSFWDGIGMYVKIAMAVSLAVSVPFVVYQLWAFISPGLRPVERSAALRYVPYVFVLFILGIAFAYYIVFPMALSFTITITRSMGLEETYGIAQYFSFMFSLVIPLALLFELPLVVMFLTKLRILNPLRLRKMRRYAYFALVFIAVVITPPDFISDFLVTIPLLILYEFSVFLSSFVYRKQLAMDRELEARYVRKEESR